The Desulfolucanica intricata genome includes a region encoding these proteins:
- a CDS encoding biotin/lipoyl-containing protein, whose product MEIKLPFLAEGVETAKVSFWHLDEGDTIKEGEDLVEISTSKAVFNVPAPVSGKIVEVIVGEGDEIKVGETLAIIEKE is encoded by the coding sequence ATGGAAATAAAATTACCGTTTTTAGCTGAAGGTGTGGAAACAGCAAAGGTTTCTTTTTGGCATCTAGATGAAGGCGATACAATTAAAGAGGGCGAAGATTTGGTTGAAATATCCACCAGTAAGGCTGTTTTTAACGTACCTGCACCGGTGAGCGGGAAAATCGTGGAAGTTATAGTGGGTGAGGGGGACGAAATTAAAGTAGGAGAAACCCTTGCTATTATTGAGAAGGAATAA
- a CDS encoding class I SAM-dependent methyltransferase, which yields MQSKQLKLENPLRLSELNPSETLQKIGLLDSHVVCDIGAGSGVFTLPAARITKNKVYALEISDEMLSVIGHKAKAEGNTNIELVKVKDDIFSLSDHSIDIALMVTVLHEIKDKVVILAEVKRILNDDGRLAIIEFHKKETPLGPPPGHRMGKDETINTLNCSDFIEFNRFDLADNFYCLVFKRNKA from the coding sequence ATGCAAAGTAAGCAGTTAAAATTAGAAAACCCTCTCAGGCTTTCAGAACTAAATCCATCAGAAACATTGCAAAAAATCGGGCTGTTGGATAGCCATGTTGTTTGCGATATCGGGGCAGGAAGCGGGGTTTTTACCCTCCCTGCAGCAAGGATCACTAAAAATAAAGTTTATGCCCTTGAAATAAGTGATGAAATGCTATCTGTTATCGGGCATAAAGCTAAAGCGGAGGGAAATACCAATATTGAACTTGTTAAAGTAAAGGACGATATCTTCAGTTTATCAGATCATTCTATTGATATAGCCTTAATGGTCACGGTTCTACATGAAATAAAAGATAAGGTAGTTATACTTGCGGAAGTTAAGAGGATATTGAATGATGATGGAAGGCTTGCAATAATTGAATTTCATAAAAAGGAGACTCCTCTCGGACCACCGCCAGGCCACCGCATGGGCAAAGATGAAACGATAAATACTTTGAACTGTTCCGACTTTATAGAATTTAACAGGTTTGATTTAGCAGATAATTTTTATTGCCTGGTATTCAAGCGAAATAAGGCGTAA
- a CDS encoding (Fe-S)-binding protein, with amino-acid sequence MLTYKLLPHTNCGDCSQKSCMAFAGQLIKQASKLDECNINPLIQGSRIPRVKFLPLQGCPGSGWPHLFLY; translated from the coding sequence ATACTTACTTATAAGCTCTTACCCCATACAAACTGTGGGGATTGCAGTCAGAAAAGCTGTATGGCTTTTGCCGGTCAATTAATTAAACAGGCTTCTAAACTGGATGAGTGCAACATTAACCCGCTTATTCAGGGAAGCAGGATACCCCGTGTAAAATTCTTACCGTTACAAGGCTGCCCTGGCAGTGGCTGGCCACATTTATTCTTATATTAG
- a CDS encoding cytochrome c biogenesis CcdA family protein, producing the protein MDYLLSFLEGIITFISPCLLPMLPIYFSYFAGQHDEGKKKVVVTNAIGFVSGFTLVFVSLGAFAGTVGSFLREYSTAVNIVSGTVVILFGLNFMEVIRIPFINTNRQLTMRSTNVRFLSSVLFGVIFSIGWSPCVGAFLGSALMLAAYSGESLKGVLMLFCFSVGVGIPFVTSAILIDRLKSTFDFIKKNYRVINLISGWLLVIVGLLMATGFMGYFLSLLTF; encoded by the coding sequence ATGGACTATCTGTTATCATTTTTAGAAGGAATCATCACTTTCATCTCGCCCTGTCTGCTGCCAATGCTACCCATATATTTTTCTTATTTTGCAGGACAACACGATGAGGGTAAAAAGAAAGTGGTTGTCACCAACGCCATAGGCTTTGTTTCGGGCTTTACGCTTGTGTTTGTATCTCTTGGGGCATTTGCGGGAACAGTTGGCAGCTTTCTAAGGGAGTACAGCACTGCTGTAAATATCGTATCGGGCACTGTTGTAATACTTTTTGGGTTGAATTTTATGGAAGTTATAAGAATTCCGTTTATCAATACCAACCGACAGCTAACAATGAGATCAACTAATGTGCGTTTTCTGTCATCTGTATTGTTCGGCGTGATATTTTCCATTGGCTGGTCTCCCTGTGTTGGCGCATTTTTAGGCTCAGCTTTAATGCTTGCCGCTTACAGCGGTGAAAGCCTGAAAGGAGTCCTAATGCTTTTTTGCTTTTCAGTCGGAGTAGGTATTCCTTTTGTTACAAGCGCTATTTTAATTGACAGGTTAAAATCAACTTTTGATTTTATCAAGAAAAACTACCGGGTTATCAATTTGATTTCGGGTTGGCTGCTTGTTATAGTCGGTCTTTTGATGGCAACAGGATTTATGGGATATTTCCTTTCCCTACTCACATTTTAG
- a CDS encoding SOS response-associated peptidase yields MCGRFTLTAETETIKFHFGIKTQNVNHSPRYNIAPGQDIPVIVNTSHKRTFTLMRWGLIPSWAKDKSISYKMINARAETIEQRPAFRESFFRRRCIIPTDGFYEWKKQNGKKLPMRIVLTDSRLYAFAGIWDSWTSPEGSSIFSCSIITTKANDCIKDIHDRMPVILAGEEEYKLWLEQSNPALLKELLKPYQGEMITYPVSPQVNSPKVDNPGCIKRVNNELSLF; encoded by the coding sequence TTGTGCGGGCGTTTTACTCTTACAGCTGAGACGGAGACAATTAAATTTCACTTTGGAATTAAAACACAAAACGTTAACCACAGTCCAAGATATAACATAGCTCCCGGCCAGGATATTCCGGTTATTGTCAACACTTCCCATAAAAGAACATTTACCCTGATGCGCTGGGGATTAATACCCAGCTGGGCTAAAGATAAGTCAATAAGTTACAAAATGATTAATGCCAGGGCGGAAACAATTGAACAAAGACCCGCCTTTCGGGAATCATTTTTCCGACGCCGCTGCATTATCCCCACAGATGGGTTTTATGAGTGGAAGAAACAAAACGGAAAGAAACTGCCCATGCGTATTGTTTTGACTGACAGCCGGCTTTATGCCTTTGCGGGTATCTGGGATTCCTGGACCTCGCCTGAAGGCAGCAGTATTTTTTCCTGCAGCATTATTACAACCAAAGCAAATGATTGTATTAAGGATATTCATGATCGAATGCCGGTAATATTAGCCGGTGAAGAGGAGTATAAGCTATGGTTGGAACAAAGTAATCCTGCTTTATTAAAAGAACTTTTGAAGCCTTATCAGGGTGAAATGATCACTTATCCGGTCTCACCACAGGTGAATTCACCAAAGGTTGACAACCCTGGATGCATTAAACGGGTCAATAATGAACTTTCTTTATTCTAA
- a CDS encoding ArsR/SmtB family transcription factor gives MNIQSKENCRNPVNEALSSKIKWKEQLAKLSKALGHPHRVAIIKFLAQREPQDKCMCKDIVEVLPIAQSTVSQHLKILKESGWIVGEISGPKVCYCLCEGIMDHYKNLINKL, from the coding sequence ATGAATATTCAATCTAAAGAAAATTGTCGCAATCCGGTCAATGAAGCTCTATCCTCAAAAATTAAGTGGAAAGAACAATTAGCCAAACTCTCCAAGGCACTCGGGCACCCGCACCGGGTTGCAATAATAAAATTCCTTGCTCAAAGAGAGCCCCAGGATAAATGCATGTGTAAGGATATTGTAGAGGTACTTCCAATTGCCCAATCAACCGTTTCACAACATTTAAAAATTCTTAAAGAATCAGGTTGGATTGTGGGTGAAATAAGCGGACCTAAAGTATGCTATTGTCTTTGTGAGGGAATCATGGATCATTATAAAAATCTAATAAATAAGTTATAA
- a CDS encoding ATP-binding protein: MKTEEGCEMYIDIHRLKQQGFSKSKIAKMLGISRPTVIKYLNMSAEEFEKEMLSRRQRKKKPDIYREEIITWLKQHPDMTAAQVFDRLEEKYRKLAFNEPTLRNYVRSIREEYNILKEPIIRQYEAVEDPPLGKQMQVDFALDEFNLEEQQTLSRQQFNQLKELSWLEKGFNLIFLGAPGVGKSHISIGLGIEAINSGYKVRFISMADLIHTLKTQEISSISRNSIKRIVDSDLVIIDDLMFMAMEKNEANLFFQLVNKLYGQTSIIITSNKGPEDWGELLGDPAITTAILDRLVHKCEIINIYDKDSYRMKHRQRIFTD; encoded by the coding sequence TTGAAAACTGAAGAAGGTTGTGAAATGTATATTGATATTCATCGTTTAAAACAACAGGGATTCAGCAAGTCAAAAATTGCTAAGATGCTCGGGATCAGCAGACCCACGGTCATAAAATATCTAAATATGAGTGCTGAAGAATTTGAGAAGGAAATGCTGTCTCGGCGACAACGCAAGAAGAAACCGGATATTTATCGGGAAGAAATCATCACCTGGCTCAAACAACACCCTGATATGACAGCTGCCCAGGTTTTCGATAGGTTGGAGGAAAAGTACCGAAAATTAGCTTTTAACGAACCCACATTACGGAATTATGTCCGGTCAATCAGAGAGGAATACAACATACTCAAAGAGCCTATCATCAGGCAATATGAAGCCGTCGAAGATCCACCCTTGGGCAAGCAGATGCAAGTGGATTTTGCATTAGATGAATTTAACTTGGAAGAACAGCAGACACTCAGCCGACAACAATTTAATCAGCTAAAAGAACTGTCCTGGTTGGAAAAAGGCTTCAATCTTATATTTTTAGGAGCTCCCGGCGTTGGGAAGTCGCATATCTCAATTGGTCTAGGAATAGAAGCTATAAACAGCGGTTATAAGGTAAGGTTTATATCTATGGCCGATTTAATCCACACGCTGAAAACCCAAGAAATCTCAAGTATATCACGAAACAGCATCAAACGGATAGTTGATTCTGATTTAGTCATCATTGACGATCTGATGTTCATGGCGATGGAAAAAAATGAAGCTAACCTCTTTTTTCAGTTAGTTAACAAGCTTTACGGACAAACCTCTATAATTATCACGTCAAACAAAGGACCGGAAGACTGGGGGGAACTTCTTGGAGATCCGGCCATAACAACAGCAATATTGGACAGGCTTGTGCATAAATGCGAAATAATCAACATTTATGACAAAGACAGCTATCGCATGAAACATAGACAACGGATATTTACAGATTAA
- the tnpA gene encoding IS66 family insertion sequence element accessory protein TnpA, with product MKIEEKQALVAECRASGMTAKAWCELKGIKYSRYCGWATTLNRKCHQDEPQQWADVTVAKAEYAKGEIKLNCGKLTISVEPGFNPTLLADILKVVNAVC from the coding sequence GTGAAAATAGAAGAGAAACAAGCCCTCGTTGCCGAATGCAGAGCCAGCGGCATGACAGCAAAGGCTTGGTGCGAACTTAAGGGCATTAAATACAGCCGTTATTGCGGTTGGGCCACAACACTAAACCGGAAATGCCACCAGGATGAACCGCAACAGTGGGCCGATGTAACTGTAGCCAAAGCAGAATATGCCAAGGGCGAAATCAAGCTTAATTGTGGCAAATTGACCATCAGTGTGGAACCGGGATTTAACCCTACACTACTTGCTGACATACTTAAGGTCGTGAATGCCGTATGCTAA
- a CDS encoding TlpA family protein disulfide reductase: MNTKIKTILGIAIFAAFLCIVYFAYSALSDNYKPSNEIQSTEDTPKQEDEKFPAPDFTVFNAQGNEVNLSDFAGTPVVLNFWASWCPPCKSEMPHFNKVYAEVKDNIAFMMVDAVDGQRETQAKGQMYIAEQGYSFPIYFDNEQDAAYAYGISSIPTTLFIDADGNIITAYQGAIDEETLRTAINLIRE; the protein is encoded by the coding sequence ATGAACACAAAAATAAAAACAATATTAGGCATAGCCATCTTTGCGGCATTTCTTTGCATTGTGTATTTTGCATATTCTGCTTTGTCGGATAATTACAAGCCAAGTAATGAAATACAGTCTACGGAGGATACACCGAAGCAGGAGGATGAGAAATTTCCGGCTCCGGATTTTACTGTCTTTAATGCACAGGGAAATGAGGTTAATCTGTCCGACTTTGCCGGAACGCCTGTTGTTCTGAACTTTTGGGCATCGTGGTGTCCGCCGTGCAAAAGTGAAATGCCGCATTTTAACAAGGTATATGCAGAGGTTAAAGATAACATTGCGTTTATGATGGTAGATGCGGTTGATGGACAGAGGGAAACTCAGGCAAAGGGACAAATGTATATTGCGGAGCAGGGATATAGCTTCCCGATATATTTCGATAATGAGCAGGATGCAGCCTATGCCTATGGTATTTCATCCATTCCGACCACACTTTTCATTGATGCTGACGGCAACATTATTACAGCATATCAAGGCGCAATTGATGAGGAAACGCTAAGAACTGCAATAAATTTAATAAGAGAATAA